TCGACAACCACACTATGGTGCCGACGCTGACCATATTAGGACGGTTCAGCGAGTGCACGCGTTGGGTGATTGCCGATCCTTGTGTCCCTACAGCGCTCGTCACAAAGAGAAGTATGACTGCCCGTAGTACCGATTGCCTACCCGGGTCCTGTGTTGGCGCGTCGCAACCATCGGCGCAGGCTCTTTCCCCAGTAGAGGCGCTGGTCGGCGGCACCGGTCACGCTTGGGTGAGGGCGTCGTGGAAGGGTTGCCTCATGTCAACGAACGGTAAGACGGGTTGGTTCCGACGGTGGTTTTCGCGCGCTCGGTCGATCCCACTCGACCCCGCCAGAACCGATTTGCTCGTCGTGGCATCGTCCTTCGACGATGCCGTGCCATGTTCTGCGGCGTTGGAACGCGGTACACAACAGAATGCATGGGTGGAGGATGCGGAAGTCGTCCTTCGGCACCACCTGATCCTGCCGCCGGACCTGATCGACGACGCGGCGGCGATCGCTGCCCAAGACGGTTACGAGCGGGCCCCCGGTTCGATGACGATGGATTCGCCCGAGATCAACGGCTACCAGCCCGCCGTCGATGGAGGCGTTCCGATCATCCTGCAGCGCATACAGGTGCTGGACGCGCTGCACTGCTCACAAGAGCGTTCTCGCATGGCTGGGCTCGCGCAACGCCGCGGTGGAATCGTTTTGGGCTGGGACGCCTTACAACCTGGTTCCGACGCAAGCCGCGTCGCTGACTAAGCTTTCGCCACATTGCGAACCTATGACGTAGTGCAACCGCGTCATAGGTTCGGTCGGGCCACACCGGTGCCGAAGATATGGCCGTCAGTTCAGGAAGGCACGGAAATGATGACCGCACCGATCAACGACGAGTCGAGCAGGACCTGGAAGAGCATTCTGGGGGCCTTGACGTCGTGGGTCGATTTGTCGAGTGCCGATACGGCCTGGGCGATGGACGAGATCATGTCCGATCACGCCACCGCCGCGCAGATTGCCGCCTTCGGGGTGGCCCTCAAGATGAAGGGACCTACTCCGGCAGAGGTGGGTGGACTCGCCGACTCGATGCTCGCGCATGCCTCTCTTGTCGATAGTGAACCGAATTCGGTGGACGTCGTCGGTACCGGTGGCGACGGTGCAGACACGGTGAACATCTCGACGATGGCCGCGATCGTGGCGGCGGCAGCGGGTGCTCCGGTGGTCAAGCATGGGAATCGAGCGGCATCGTCACAGAGCGGTACGACCGATGTTCTGGAAGCACTGGGAGTCAAGTTCGGTCTGGGACCGAGTGGAGTTGCCGAAAGCGTTCGCGATGTCGGTATCGGGTTCTGTTTCGCCCCGGTATTCCATCCCGCGCTGCGGTTCGCGGGCCCGCCGCGGAAGGAGATCGGCATTCCGACGGTTTTCAATATCCTTGGTCCACTCACCAACCCCGGTCGGCCGCGATCAGGGTTGATCGGGTGCGCATTCGAGGCACTGGTGCCGGTTGTCGCAGGGGTGTTCGCCGGTCGTGGCACGAGCGCTCTCGTGGTCCGCGGTGACGACGGCCTCGATGAGATCACGATGTCCACCACTACCAGCGTGCACGTCGTTTCCGGAGGCATGGTCACTGCAACGACGATCGATCCGAAGGACTTCGGGTTCGACTACGTACCGCTGTCGGCGCTCAAAGGCGGTGACGCCGCGTTCAATGCGAGAGTGGTGCACGCGGTTCTAGCAGGAGAGACCGGCCCGGTGCGCGACGCAGTTCTATTGAACGCGGCAGCCGCGCTGACTGCTTACGCCGGAATAGCCGAAGGAATCGATGCCGGCGACATCATCGGTGCTCTCTCTGCAGGGTTGGTGCGCGCAACGAAGGCTGTCGACTCCGGTGCGGCAGCGACACTGCTGGCCCGATGGGTGAGCCGGTCGAACGAGCTGGATTGATCCGACCGGCTTCGGCGCGGATGTGCCTCACTCGCCGATCGAAAACCCCGCGTCGATATCGGCGCTCGAATACGACTGAAACGCGATGTGCGTCGCAGTATTGAGGACGCCGGCCACCTTGTTGATCCGTTGCGTCACAACCTCGGCGATCTGCTGATGATCGCGAACCTTGACGATGGCGATCAGGTCGACATCTCCCGCACACGAATAGACCTCGGACACACCGTCGACGTCCGCCACTGCTTGCGCGGTCTCGGGGATGGCACTTGCCTCGGCGTCGATCATGACAATGGCGTGGATCATGGGTCTCCCTCATTCGATGCGCGAACACGCGTACGTTGCGACTCCCCGGAGCTTAGAGGGCGTACCGGTCGGGGTACGGCGACGCGCTGTACTCGTGGCGGGATGCTGCGCGAGAAATACTGCACCATTCTTTCCACGCCCCAGCGCCGTATACCGGCTCGGCGTACCCGTCGGTGGTCCGCACTATGCGGACGCCGTCGGAGTCCAGCCACCGGGCAATGAGGCCCACCTCCTCGGGCGATGC
This region of Rhodococcus sp. PAMC28707 genomic DNA includes:
- the trpD gene encoding anthranilate phosphoribosyltransferase — translated: MTAPINDESSRTWKSILGALTSWVDLSSADTAWAMDEIMSDHATAAQIAAFGVALKMKGPTPAEVGGLADSMLAHASLVDSEPNSVDVVGTGGDGADTVNISTMAAIVAAAAGAPVVKHGNRAASSQSGTTDVLEALGVKFGLGPSGVAESVRDVGIGFCFAPVFHPALRFAGPPRKEIGIPTVFNILGPLTNPGRPRSGLIGCAFEALVPVVAGVFAGRGTSALVVRGDDGLDEITMSTTTSVHVVSGGMVTATTIDPKDFGFDYVPLSALKGGDAAFNARVVHAVLAGETGPVRDAVLLNAAAALTAYAGIAEGIDAGDIIGALSAGLVRATKAVDSGAAATLLARWVSRSNELD
- a CDS encoding Lrp/AsnC ligand binding domain-containing protein, translated to MIHAIVMIDAEASAIPETAQAVADVDGVSEVYSCAGDVDLIAIVKVRDHQQIAEVVTQRINKVAGVLNTATHIAFQSYSSADIDAGFSIGE